One part of the Bacteroidia bacterium genome encodes these proteins:
- a CDS encoding tetratricopeptide repeat protein, which produces MSRKKSLKKKISEPEKISIHEIEQAESLIPLKSFRSKAIFIALIGFIFYANSLWNQYALDDGIVITKNDYVQQGFKGIGKILTTDAYDSFYRQMNGKQELSGGRYRPLSVITFAIEHQFFGENAFVRHLMNVLFYIASCVLLLYFLQKYLFENLRYSSDLAFLTTLIFTIHPIHTEVVANVKSCDEILSFLFIIATFIFTFRHQETRSGKDLFKALLCFFLALLSKEYAVLMIILIPLAFYLTRKKNFSESLFSVLPFLLILTVYLFIRFSVIGGFHHVESTEVLNNPYLYATPSQKYATEIFVLLKYLKLLIFPWNLSADYSYNEIPYKDFSDIFVWISLLVYAGIIYAGIVLFKRKNVFAFAIAFYLGFLAMISNFVMDIGATMGERLVYLSSLGFAMVIAGLLILALQKINFSFVKKQYLLYGFFTIVLILAGFKTMERNAIWKNDITLFTHDVNIVPNSALANGNAGARYVDLSEMPENKAIEKILLQKSIGYLDKSLTIHPHYVNSLLNLGVAYYKLDQPEKALECWNGAKKLFPNNPYLKQYFPLLAQYYLNEAFQRGSEKKFQEAIVLMQKAATITPDDPKIWYNLGGAYFTIKDYTNARQCWNKTLQLNPNYEDAKHGLAALQKQ; this is translated from the coding sequence ATGTCAAGAAAAAAGTCGCTGAAAAAAAAAATTTCCGAGCCCGAAAAAATTAGCATTCACGAAATTGAACAAGCAGAAAGCCTGATTCCGCTGAAAAGTTTTAGGTCGAAAGCTATTTTTATTGCGCTCATCGGGTTTATTTTTTACGCCAATTCTTTGTGGAATCAATATGCGCTGGACGACGGAATTGTCATCACCAAAAACGATTACGTACAACAAGGTTTTAAAGGCATCGGAAAAATTTTAACGACGGATGCCTACGATAGTTTTTACCGTCAAATGAACGGAAAACAAGAACTTTCCGGCGGAAGATATCGCCCGCTTTCCGTCATTACATTTGCCATTGAACATCAATTTTTTGGCGAAAATGCCTTTGTCCGACATTTAATGAACGTGCTTTTTTACATTGCGTCTTGCGTTTTATTATTGTATTTTTTGCAAAAATATTTATTCGAAAACCTACGCTATTCCAGCGATTTAGCATTTCTCACCACATTAATTTTCACCATTCATCCCATCCATACCGAAGTGGTAGCGAACGTAAAAAGTTGTGATGAAATTTTATCTTTTTTATTCATCATCGCCACATTTATTTTTACGTTCCGACATCAAGAAACTCGTTCAGGAAAAGATTTATTTAAAGCACTTCTTTGTTTTTTCCTCGCCTTATTATCCAAGGAATATGCGGTTTTGATGATTATATTAATTCCGCTCGCGTTTTACCTCACGCGGAAAAAAAATTTTTCAGAGAGCCTTTTTTCAGTGCTTCCATTTTTGCTGATTTTAACTGTTTATTTGTTCATTCGGTTCAGCGTTATTGGTGGGTTTCATCACGTAGAAAGTACGGAGGTTCTTAACAATCCTTATTTGTACGCAACGCCTTCTCAAAAATACGCGACCGAAATTTTTGTATTGCTGAAATACCTGAAATTACTGATATTTCCATGGAATTTATCCGCCGATTATTCTTACAACGAAATTCCGTATAAAGATTTTAGCGACATTTTTGTCTGGATTTCTTTGCTCGTTTATGCAGGAATTATCTACGCAGGAATTGTTCTTTTCAAACGCAAAAATGTGTTCGCTTTCGCGATTGCTTTTTACCTCGGCTTTTTAGCGATGATTTCCAATTTCGTGATGGACATTGGCGCTACGATGGGCGAACGTTTAGTCTATCTTTCATCACTCGGTTTCGCTATGGTAATAGCAGGGCTTCTGATTTTGGCGCTTCAAAAAATTAATTTTTCATTCGTTAAAAAACAATATTTATTGTATGGGTTTTTCACGATTGTATTGATTTTAGCGGGTTTTAAAACAATGGAACGCAATGCGATTTGGAAAAATGACATCACCCTTTTTACACACGATGTAAACATTGTCCCGAACAGCGCACTCGCTAACGGTAATGCTGGCGCACGTTACGTAGATCTTTCGGAGATGCCCGAAAATAAAGCAATCGAAAAAATATTGTTGCAAAAATCCATCGGCTACTTGGATAAATCATTGACCATTCATCCGCATTATGTAAACAGTTTATTGAATTTAGGGGTGGCGTATTACAAACTCGATCAGCCTGAAAAAGCGCTTGAATGCTGGAATGGAGCGAAAAAACTTTTTCCGAACAATCCCTATTTAAAACAATATTTTCCCTTGCTTGCACAATATTATTTGAACGAAGCTTTCCAAAGAGGGTCAGAAAAAAAATTTCAAGAGGCAATTGTGTTGATGCAAAAAGCGGCAACCATTACACCGGACGATCCGAAAATTTGGTACAATTTAGGGGGTGCTTATTTTACTATTAAAGATTATACAAATGCCCGCCAATGTTGGAATAAAACCTTGCAATTAAATCCAAATTACGAAGACGCCAAACATGGACTTGCCGCATTACAGAAACAATAA
- a CDS encoding DUF6642 family protein — MRIAKHYKKDIFCLEGDWQKDLRDKSSINAALAFLQQNFGIRHIYKQCGTRENLEYYLSLWKQKKYAAYSICYFAFHGEPESIKVGKEFVTLDELGDLMADTCKDKIIHFGSCKTLDTDRRNIVRFLERTGALCVCGFETDIDFLESSVFDMLLIEMFQKYKDISKVERDIRFYYGALVRKLKFNIIYL; from the coding sequence ATGAGAATCGCAAAACACTATAAAAAAGATATTTTTTGTTTGGAAGGCGACTGGCAAAAAGATCTAAGAGACAAATCCAGTATCAATGCAGCACTTGCTTTTTTACAACAAAATTTTGGCATCCGACATATCTACAAACAATGCGGCACGCGCGAAAATTTGGAGTATTATCTTTCGCTCTGGAAACAAAAAAAATACGCCGCCTATTCCATTTGTTATTTCGCTTTTCACGGCGAGCCGGAAAGCATTAAAGTAGGAAAAGAATTTGTAACCTTGGATGAGCTGGGAGACCTGATGGCAGACACTTGCAAGGATAAAATAATTCATTTTGGAAGTTGTAAAACGCTGGATACCGACCGTCGAAATATTGTTCGATTTTTAGAGCGTACTGGCGCTTTGTGCGTGTGTGGTTTTGAAACTGATATTGATTTTTTGGAGAGTTCGGTTTTTGATATGTTGTTGATTGAAATGTTTCAGAAATACAAAGATATTTCGAAAGTAGAACGCGATATTCGCTTTTACTACGGCGCATTGGTGCGAAAATTGAAATTCAATATTATTTATTTGTAA